Part of the bacterium genome, CAGTGTCGCCGGTTGATCCTGTAGCGTCCACGGGCGCCTCTCGGTTCCAACAGACGGGCCCGCTTACCGCGCCTCGGGGGCGGGCCGTGCCGCATCGACGGCGCACCCCAACGTGCTATAATCAGTCTGCGCACCGGCCCACGTAGCTCAGGCGGCAGAGCGTGTCCTTGGTAAGGACAAGGTCACCGGTTCGAATCCGGTCGTGGGCTCCAGGGTTCAATGCTCCGGGTGCTCTCAATCCGTAGGCTCGACAGCAGGCTCGTGATTTGCGTTTGTAGGGAGGCCGGCGATGGCGAAGGCGAAATTTGAGCGGACGAAGCCGCACGTAAACGTGGGGACGATCGGGCACGTGGATCACGGGAAGACGACGCTGACGGCGGCGATCACGGGGGTGCTGGCGAGTTTAGGGAAGACGAAG contains:
- a CDS encoding GTP-binding protein, with translation MAKAKFERTKPHVNVGTIGHVDHGKTTLTAAITGVLASLGKTK